The Psilocybe cubensis strain MGC-MH-2018 chromosome 7, whole genome shotgun sequence genome has a window encoding:
- a CDS encoding hypothetical protein (Uncharacterized protein YJR142W), which produces MQSRCFQPTFNHRTAASLFRTSAHRLSSRSTAPRNHLQSSSYVALYHSYPPGLNPVKPLKLPREHHSLLPLVHSCNNLILSNHPWHSDTPHTVATRTAQGDLIDQETVVPFVISHDHRDYPAVGFIRPQVAAALEEDHQKHLVSGSASPWDLRYSKELPKVLKAVAFAPWVNEGGKYTRTMHMERLIYDWRKHDVFSDILKGWSDEAYPVYTHAPQQISTNHDPIAFAIERAALPLFGLVNFGVLLTAYVRDPSTGRIQVFIPRRSLNKRTWPGKLDVTVVGGMGLGESAMDTILHESVEEALLDHDYVKEHIQSVGGLPFPNRSPKGWIIPGMYYLYDLELPPDGSLTPRINALDGEVEAFELLDVQNVLQNLVEGRFKPSSAMAIVDFLIRHGYLTEDTDPRYLDVCRILKTDIKLPVAWRSYP; this is translated from the exons ATGCAGTCGCGGTGCTTTCAGCCCACCTTTAACCATCGCACAGCTGCTTCTCTCTTCAGAACGAGCGCTCACCGTCTATCGTCCCGCTCAACTGCCCCTAGAAATCACCTTCAGTCGTCCAGCTATGTAGCTCTATACCACTCATATCCTCCAGGTCTCAATCCCGTCAAGCCACTTAAACTTCCCCGCGAACACCACAGCCTACTACCCCTCGTCCATTCATGCAATAACCTCATCCTCTCCAACCACCCTTGGCATTCGGACACACCACACACCGTCGCGACGCGGACAGCGCAAGGCGATCTAATCGACCAAGAAACCGTCGTCCCCTTTGTCATCTCGCACGATCACCGCGACTATCCGGCCGTGGGTTTCATCCGCCCCCAGGTCGCAGCGGCGTTAGAAGAGGACCACCAGAAGCACCTCGTCTCGGGCTCTGCTTCGCCCTGGGACCTTCGTTACTCAAAGGAGCTGCCCAAGGTGCTCAAGGCTGTCGCGTTTGCTCCCTGGGTCAACGAGGGTGGCAAGTACACGCGCACTATGCACATGGAGAGGCTCATTTACGACTGGAGGAAGCATGATGTCTTTTCCGATATTCTCAAGG GGTGGAGCGATGAAGCGTATCCAGTCTACACACACGCTCCTCAGCAAATCAGCACGAACCATGATCCCATAGCCTTTGCTATTGAGCGTGCCGCTCTCCCCTTGTTCGGCCTCGTCAACTTTGGTGTTCTCCTTACAG CTTATGTTCGTGACCCTTCTACCGGACGAATACAAGTCTTTATCCCTCGTCGATCTCTCAACAAACGAAC ATGGCCTGGAAAGCTAGATGTGACGGTAGTGGGAGGTATGGGACTCGGGGAATCCGCCATGGATACCATTTTGCATGAATCGGTAGAGGAGGCTCTCCTTGATCACGACTACGTGAAAGAGCATATCCAATCTGTCGGTGGCCTCCCCTTCCCCAATCGTTCGCCAAAAGGCTGGATCATCCCAGGAATGTACTACCTATACGACTTGGAACTCCCACCAGATGGTTCGTTGACACCGCGAATCAACGCTTTAGACGGAGAGGTGGAGGCATTCGAGCTTCTCGATGTACAAAACGTCTTGCAAAACCTCGTCGAAGGCCGCTTCAAACCGAGCTCAGCTATGGCTATTGTCGATTTTCTCATACGACACGGCTATTTAACCGAGGACACAGATCCAAGATACCTCGATGTCTGTCGTATACTCAAGACAGACATCAAGCTCCCGGTCGCATGGAGGTCATATCCGTGA
- a CDS encoding Vacuolar amino acid transporter 5 yields the protein MSLAENHQDPFMLRIRVRVLRKSHTLLQTHFVGPWLLLLPHQTTTPSVETVSSKPPTFITLPNPRKLLGIFGGRATAASNKNKEYFNSNEDDPDEVYEMVQSYGTAPNSHAHEEHEPVHGDESRALLGGENGRVRTLSKEEDGHATLVSCISNLSNTIIGSGSVAAFGLYLLSLCATKTKHRHASFHAISQLTFPGAAVFFDAAIATKCFGVSISYLIIIKGLMPNVVASLYHDLTSETTNPPEWALNGGNWITLFMLILVPLCFLRHLNSLRHTSYIALFSVVIKCYFWPLKGMPEPGEIRLIHFTPNFVSTFPVQLFPIYNELKNNSQRRMNTVIGGSIGAATLTYEVIAVFGYLTFGSKVGANIIAMYPSTSLFIAIGQLAIVVLVLFSYPLQVHPCRNCLDKVFHPGHAIAPPKTNTAGDGEDDEEQEPELGGDEHGHGPAEMSTVKHFVLTSVIIASGFTVAYLVDDLQLVLSFVGATGSTTISFILPGLFYWKLTRNDGSVSRWMNLGAFGLMVYGLCIMNGKGPAD from the exons ATGAGTCTAGCGGAGAATCACCAAGATCCGTTTATG CTCCGCATCCGAGTCAGGGTGCTTAGGAAATCACACACACTCCTTCAAACGCACTTTGTGGGCCCGTGGCTGCTTTTGCTCCCACACCAGACCACAACTCCCTCGGTCGAAACTGTTTCCTC AAAACCCCCCACTTTCATTACCCTACCCAATCCCCGTAAATTGCTCGGGATATTTGGCGGTCGTGCTACTGCTGCTTCcaacaagaacaaggagTATTTTAATTCCAACGAGGACGACCCAGACGAAGTATACGAAATGGTACAATCCTATGGCACTGCGCCGAATAGCCATGCTCACGAAGAGCATGAACCCGTACATGGAGACGAGTCACGGGCGCTTCTTGGAGGCGAAAATGGTCGTGTGCGCACATTGAGCAAGGAAGAGGATGGTCATGCAACTCTTGTCAGTTGCATAAGTAATCTATCGAATACGATTATTGGAAGTG GCTCCGTAGCCGCGTTTGGCCTATACCTCCTCTCGCTATGCgcgacgaagacgaaacaCCGTCACGCGTCATTCCACGCTATCTCGCAGCTAACCTTTCCCGGCGCTGCTGTCTTCTTTGATGCAGCTATCGCGACCAAGTGCTTTGGCGTGTCTATAAG CtatttgatcatcatcaaagGGCTCATGCCTAACGTGGTCGCTTCGCTCTATCATGATCTAACGTCCGAGACAACGAACCCGCCGGAGTGGGCTCTCAATGGTGGCAACTGGATCACACTGTTCATGCTCATCCTCGTTCCGCTCTGTTTCCTGAGACACCTGAACAGTTTGCGTCACACAAGCTACATTGCGCTGTTTTCCGTAG TGATCAAGTGCTATTTCTGGCCGCTCAAAGGCATGCCTGAGCCAGGGGAGATCAGGTTGATTCATTTTACCCCCAACTTTGTCTCGACATTCCCTGTGCAG TTGTTCCCCATATacaatgaattgaaaaacaACTCGCAACGTCGCATGAACACTGTTATTGGGGGGTCGATTGGAGCAGCCACGCTAACATATGAAGTTATTGCTGTCTTTGGATATCTTACCTTCGGATCCAAG GTTGGAGCGAATATCATTGCCATGTATCCGTCGACATCGCTCTTTATCGCCATCGGCCAACTGGCaattgtagtcctggtgcTATTTTCGTACCCGCTACAGGTTCACCCGTGCCGGAATTGCCTGGACAAGGTGTTCCACCCTGGGCATGCGATCGCCCCTCCAAAGACTAACACTGcaggggatggggaggacgacgaagagcaGGAGCCAGAGCTAGGAGGGGACGAGCACGGGCACGGACCTGCTGAGATGTCGACAGTCAAACACTTTGTGCTGACGTCTGTGATTATTGCATCCGGATTCACAGTGGCCTACCTGGTTGATGATTTGCAACTGG TGCTGTCGTTTGTGGGTGCGACTGGGTCGACGACGATTTCGTTCATTCTGCCTGGGCTGTTCTACTGGAAG CTGACACGAAACGACGGGAGCGTCAGCAGATGGATGAATCTGGGGGCATTTGGACTGATGGTGTATGGGCtgtgt ATAATGAATGGAAAGGGCCCAGCGGATTAG
- a CDS encoding R3H domain-containing protein 2, whose amino-acid sequence MALAPALSHPSHHHNPPPHQPQSQSLSLPAPLPSDHLQISPSSPPPSTSPTLQHSSLIQHRTSPSPTRSFMDAPTQLDHPVQYPSISPLPPPNIVPILDPESAPASVPTTPDVDPQILEALRSKDRIYVLKLGETFEALITERRTRVELSPATSYQRLLVHRCSAYYKLAPESDPITKGIFVVSTADSRIPDRRISELVPAEATTQPSFKIMRRSVQDRRSKPHSQAGSVAGEDVDLSDVEPSESGSNATSSSHHNNKKRMTIEEREAAYNEARSRIFMDFEEKEKNKDKDMSASSSSLSLTGSASTSAGGRSSIGDTDDAASSPATESEWSAPSASHSRDRKDVRRGGPANGSASSNRSLRNGGGGSFYNNGSGGSSRNSRAPSPSLHFPSIHDTSPGHVYDPSQPHHNPNMAYYPAQYYPYSPPGQAPAPPFMPPYYYPHHYNPYQPPPITQHSSSDPTTPSGPEPYSPPHQVNYAPHYNWGPHPSQQPLQSPPPLNLPPPQPQQNQIHPMGPPPPMQPQSPQYQPFGHPSHPFTYPINGYYPQAHMPPPPPGQQMPPPPPHMNVPPQQQHQHQNPPQPQQQPVYNDVPRAVNGNSHIGAAHASANGHFNPHNGNGPRNGLGNGVIAPNSHNNNNNNRSNVRNGVGGGAPGLMNVNNANGNGNGVNGGGKHRVQMPPAGRSAWSYGPGVGNGGYVPHNSNNGEAVGPRFHAHRQPSGNSSSGGRSSNCDDVSSTSSSTTSSSSRRTYTSTTSSQHHPLPARPDWAVGLKAQPTLAAMGGGRHQEHSLNNSRNISPISQPRSNGHNSPMPNGNNQQQNGASLSLQATDFPPLSGAAPEKRAPVVTGAWGQSRPILTPAAANGNANGSAPIAATANVNGTANPGSAQHSPVIKQEDVIKPGEIINPKLARRPPAVVNGQGPAHQRSQSAGKELTSAKGDSVAASASALVGQVASMSLGGGEAGGIDVSPSAPSVFANSSTNNANTATTTSASAPSVVAPAPSV is encoded by the exons ATGGCTCTCG CCCCTGCTCTTTCTCACCCATCTCACCACCACAACCCACCTCCCCACCAACCCCAATCACAATCTCTGTCTCTCCCCGCCCCTCTTCCCAGCGACCACCTCCAAATATCACCctcctcaccaccaccatcgacGTCGCCCACGCTCCAGCATAGCTCTTTAATACAACATCGCACTTCCCCATCCCCGACAAGGTCCTTTATGGACGCCCCTACACAACTCGATCATCCAGTCCAATATCCCTCCATttcccccctccctcctccaaatATCGTCCCTATCCTCGATCCAGAATCTGCACCCGCCAGCGTGCCTACAACCCCAGATGTCGACCCACAGATCCTAGAGGCCCTTAGGAGCAAGGACAGGATCTACGTCCTCAAGCTGGGCGAGACCTTTGAGGCCCTCATTACAGAGCGCAG GACACGCGTTGAACTCTCCCCTGCAACCTCTTATCAGCGGTTGCTCGTCCATCGCTGCTCAGCATACTACAAGTTGGCCCCAGAAAGCGACCCTATCACCAAGGGCATTTTTGTTGTGTCTACGGCGGACAGTAGAAT TCCCGACCGTCGTATCAGCGAGTTGGTTCCCGCCGAGGCTACTACCCAACCCTCTTTCAAAATCATGCGTCGATCGGTCCAAGACCGTCGGTCAAAACCCCACTCCCAGGCCGGCTCCGTCGCCGgagaggatgtagatctttcTGATGTAGAGCCTTCAGAATCAGGCAGTAACGCTACAAGCTCTAGCcaccacaacaacaaaaagcGTATGACCATAGAAGAGCGAGAAGCCGCATATAACGAAGCTAGATCCCGCATTTTTATGGATttcgaagaaaaggagaagaataAGGACAAGGACATGAGCGCTAGCTCTTCGTCTCTCAGTCTTACCGGATCCGCTTCCACCAGCGCAGGCGGTAGAAGCAGTATTGGAGACACTGACGATGCTGCCAGCTCTCCTGCGACAGAGAGTGAGTGGTCGGCTCCATCGGCATCTCACTCACGCGACAGGAAGGATGTGAGGCGTGGAGGCCCAGCAAATGGCTCCGCCTCTTCCAACCGCTCACTTCGCAATGGTGGCGGTGGTTCCTTCTACAACAATGGATCGGGCGGCAGTTCTCGCAACTCCCGTGCTCCCTCCCCATCTTTGCATTTCCCTTCCATACACGATACCTCTCCTGGCCACGTCTACGACCCCTCTCAGCCACATCATAACCCAAACATGGCTTATTATCCTGCCCAATACTATCCGTACTCCCCTCCTGGCCAAGCTCCTGCTCCACCCTTCATGCCGCCCTACTATTACCCTCATCATTACAATCCATATCAGCCACCGCCCATCACACAGCATAGTTCATCCGATCCCACAACACCCTCTGGCCCAGAGCCGTACTCTCCTCCACACCAAGTCAACTATGCGCCACACTACAACTGGGGACCCCACCCCAGCCAACAGCCTTTGCAGTCACCTCCTCCGTTGAACCTACCTCCACCGCAACCTCAGCAAAATCAAATCCACCCGATGggccctcctcctccgatgCAACCCCAATCTCCTCAATATCAGCCCTTTGGACATCCATCGCATCCATTTACTTATCCTATCAATGGTTACTACCCACAGGCACATatgcctcctcctcctccaggcCAGCAGAtgccaccgccaccgcccCATATGAACGTGCCTCCCCAGCAACAACATCAGCATCAGaatcctcctcaacctcagcaACAGCCGGTATATAATGATGTTCCTCGGGCTGTAAATGGAAATAGCCACATCGGTGCTGCACACGCTTCTGCGAATGGTCATTTTAATCCTCATAATGGTAATGGCCCGCGTAATGGACTAGGGAATGGCGTAATTGCACCTAATAgccacaacaacaacaacaacaacagaagTAATGTGAGGAACGGTGTAGGTGGTGGTGCGCCTGGGCTCATGAATGTTAATAATGcgaatggaaatggaaatggggtGAATGGTGGTGGAAAGCATCGCGTGCAGATGCCGCCTGCTGGGCGTTCTGCGTGGAGCTATGGACCGGGTGTGGGGAATGGCGGATATGTGCCTCATAACTCAAACAATGGAGAAGCTGTGGGACCACGGTTCCATGCTCACCGACAACCATCGGGCAACAGCAGCTCAGGTGGGCGCTCATCCAACTGTGATGATGTCTCGTCAACT TCGTCCTCTACtacatcgtcatcatcaagaCGTACATATACGTCGACTACCTCGTCACAACATCACCCTCTCCCAGCTCGCCCTGATTGGGCAGTGGGACTAAAGGCACAGCCTACACTAGCTGCTATGGGCGGTGGCCGCCACCAAGAACATTCGCTCAACAACTCGCGCAACATCTCACCTATATCACAGCCTCGATCCAATGGACACAACTCCCCTATGCCAAACGGCAACAACCAACAGCAAAATGGTGCTTCCTTGTCCTTGCAGGCTACGGATTTCCCTCCGTTGTCAGGTGCTGCGCCTGAGAAGAGGGCGCCTGTTGTTACTGGCGCCTGGGGTCAGTCAAGGCCTATCTTGACGCCCGCAGCTGCCAATGGAAATGCCAATGGGTCGGCGCCTATAGCTGCGACTGCGAATGTAAATGGAACTGCGAATCCTGGATCGGCGCAGCATAGCCCTGTTATTAAGCAGGAGGACGTTATCAAG CCTGGCGAAATAATTAATCCAAAACTTGCTCGCCGACCCCCTGCCGTTGTTAATGGCCAGGGCCCGGCCCACCAGCGATCGCAAAGCGCAGGAAAGGAATTGACTTCTGCCAAAGGTGATTCGGTCGCGGCCTCGGCCTCAGCTCTTGTTGGACAGGTGGCTTCGATGTCGTTGGGAGGAGGGGAGGCTGGCGGCATCGATGTCTCCCCTTCAGCTCCTTCTGTGTTTGCCAATTCGAGCACAAATAACGCCAACACGGCGACAACGACGTCGGCATCAGCACCATCTGTtgtagcaccagcaccatctGTGTAA
- a CDS encoding DNA-directed RNA polymerase II subunit RPB4: MSRLRHRPAVEEEDASALKLGIGEVPSAISRPTLFSQREAKMSVFVILEFNHAGCLLISEVRYLLENREQEPPDTAVYNKTLEYVKTFAKFNTTDSASAVRETLRREPNLTQFETAQIANLCPADAEEAKSIIPSLVKIDDDRLQALLDEIQTMRKFQS, from the exons ATGTCCAGACTACGACACCGGCCAGCtgttgaagaggaagatgcaTCTGCGTTGAAGCTTGGAATTGGTGAGGTTCCTTCCGCGATTTCGCGTCCAACGTTATTTTCTCAACGCGAAGCCAAAATGTCTGTTTTTGTGATATTAGAATTTAACCATGCTGGTTGCTTGCTCATCTCCGAGGTGAGGTACCTGTTGGAGAATCGCGAGCAAGAGCCTCCCGATACTGC CGTCTACAACAAGACTTTGGAATACGTCAAGACGTTTGCTAAATTCAACACTACGGACTCGGCCAGTGCTGTTCGAGA GACACTCCGCCGAGAACCTAATCTTACTCAGTTTGAGACCGCTCAAATTGCCAACCTTTGTCCTGCGGATGCTGAAGAAGCAAAGAGCATCATACCCAG TCTTGTCAAAATTGACGACGACCGTCTCCAAGCCCTCCTGGACGAAATCCAAACCATGAGAAAGTTCCAATCATAA
- a CDS encoding tRNA pseudouridine synthase 1, producing the protein MSDATSNPELKRSLDQVSTPADADSEGTSEAKRPRVDQVKDTQQDAPVASTSFSADAVDSNLPKPEGDNANQAGDVVIPTAPDAEAKPTPSQNEKGKGRLSERKKRGRGPGARRTRNDEDASKDGTKEEGEEGPKAIRYPKRQCALLMGFCGSGYSGMQIQPDHTRTIEGVLFNALVKIGAVSQDNADNPTKVNLARAARTDAGVHAAGNIVSLKMIITIPGVKDIVARINEELPPEIRVWGYVRTQNSFNARTRKYTYYFPSYLLIPPKPGSGMHRVFSGSAAPSTVPSDEASVEKFAPIPGISYEFWKDQLDGAMSTKEEDMARKRAWRVGPEQMETLRSIVTKYLGTHNFHNFTVGRDFGDRSCKRYMKKIEVADPVVYGETEWISVLFHGQSFMLHQRKMMGALVLACRMGAPPSIINELYDEREVFVPKMPSLGLLLEEPLFDSYNQRMSVINAKLEPKDPEYRPLIDFDLYRDQINAFKDKFIYTTMRGVEDRDGLFDAWIRSIDAYAGNDMLYLNQSGIVPESAVIHRGEKRANPFKEKRIFDTTSFPSTGIKEKLENVTEMEDAEEEVIDKKHLAETEG; encoded by the exons ATGTCGGATGCTACCAGCAACCCGGAACTAAAACGGTCACTAGACCAAGTATCTACTCCTGCCGATGCGGACTCAGAGGGTACATCCGAAGCCAAACGACCAAGAGTCGATCAAGTAAAGGATACTCAACAAGACGCGCCTGTCGCGTCGACATCTTTCTCTGCAGACGCCGTCGATTCTAATCTACCCAAACCCGAAGGAGACAACGCTAACCAGGCGGGTGACGTCGTGATTCCAACTGCTCCAGATGCCGAAGCCAAACCCACTCCATCACAAAATGAGAAAGGGAAGGGCAGACTCTCTGAGAGGAAGAAACGGGGTCGTGGTCCAGGTGCTCGTCGCACACGAAATGACGAGGATGCATCGAAAGACGGAACCaaagaagaaggcgaagaggGTCCCAAGGCAATCCGCTACCCAAAGCGACAATGTGCGCTCCTCATGGGATTCTGTGGGTCGGGATATAGCGGTATGCAAAT CCAGCCAGACCACACTCGGACGATTGAGGGCGTTTTATTCAACGCACTTGTTAAAATTGGTGCTGTATCTCAAGACAATGCAGACAATCCTACCAAG GTCAACCTTGCACGCGCAGCTAGAACCGACGCAGGTGTCCACGCTGCGGGAAATATAGTCTCTCTCAAAATGATCATCACCATCCCTGGGGTTAAAGATATAGTTGCCAGAATCAATGAAGAGCTACCACCCGAAATTCGCGTTTGGGGATAT GTTAGAACTCAAAATTCGTTTAATGCCCGAAC CCGCAAATACACATACTACTTCCCATCATACCTTCTTATCCCTCCGAAACCCGGTTCAGGCATGCACAGAGTCTTTTCAGGATCTGCCGCCCCATCTACCGTACCTTCAGACGAAGCATCTGTGGAAAAGTTTGCACCCATCCCCGGAATTTCCTACGAGTTCTGGAAAGACCAGCTGGATGGTGCTATGTCAACGAAAGAAGAGGATATGGCCAGGAAACGTGCCTGGCGAGTCGGTCCGGAACAGATGGAAACTCTTCGATCAATCGTGACCAAGTACTTGGGCACCCACAATTTCCACAACTTTACGGTTGGCCGCGACTTTGGTGACCGAAGTTGTAAACGATATATGAAAAAAATTGAGGTGGCTGACCCTGTGGTATATGGCGAAACTGAATGGATTAGCGTGCTTTTCCATGGACAGAGTTTCATGTTGCACCAG CGAAAAATGATGGGCGCACTTGTCCTGGCTTGCAGAATGGGCGCACCACCTAGCATTATCAACGAG CTATACGACGAACGCGAAGTGTTCGTGCCGAAGATGCCCTCACTGggtcttcttcttgaagaaccgCTGTTCGATTCGTACAACCAACGGATGAGCGTGATTAATGCCAAACTCGAGCCTAAAGACCCAGAGTACCGACCGCTTATTGACTTTGATCTGTACCGTGACCAGATCAACGCTTTCAAGGATAAGTTCATATACACGACAATGCGAGGAGTCGAAGATCGTGATGGGTT ATTCGACGCATGGATACGATCGATTGACGCATATGCAGGTAATGACATGCTTTACCTCAACCAGTCAGGCATCGTACCGGAAAGCGCTGTGATCCACAGAGGCGAAAAGCGTGCCAATCCTTTCAAAGAGAAACGAATTTTCGATACTACAAGCTTCCCAAGCACAGGCATCAAAGAGAAATTGGAGAACGTTACCGAAATGGAAGACGCAGAAGAGGAAGTCATCGACAAGAAACATCTTGCTGAGACGGAAGGATGA
- a CDS encoding D-xylose 1-dehydrogenase (NADP(+)) 2, producing MASAIGMVKRVYAAFSPSPVPKSTSPKPLKFGILGAARIAPNALIIPAKTHPEVVVYAVAARSLAKAQAFAKKHGIEKAYEGYQALLDDPEVDVVYNPLPNMLHFEWTMKALAAGKHVLNEKPSADTADETREMFEFAEKKGLILLDAYHYRFHPALHRFKEIVQSGEIGKVKHVDVDMILPQSMFSEGDIRYDYSLGGGALMDLGCYAVNCIRYTASSEPTSVIATTHIPFQPSTPSADYVKNVDRRMEATLALPNDATATLRCDLSAPHKLGFIPDAFPLKLGARVEGELGSVEMFNFVMPTLYHSITVKIKGGRKRVEKVYKPKEGDKGRDWWLTYRFQLEAMVDRVRGRKPDGWVDKEDSIATMHWIEQIYEKSGLGSRPRSSYTLPN from the exons ATGGCGTCTGCTATAGGCATGGTAAAGCGTGTATACGCG GccttttctccttctcctgtGCCCAAATCCACGTCTCCGAAACCACTCAAGTTCGGGATATTAGGCGCTGCGAGGATCGCGCCTAATGCACTCATTATTCCAGCCAAGACGCACCCTGAGGTTGTGGTGTACGCTGTAGCTGCTCGGAGTCTAGCAAAGGCGCAGGCATTTGCCAAGAAACACGGCATTGAGAAAGCGTACGAGGGGTATCAAG CGCTGTTGGACGACCCAGAAGTAGATGTTGTGTATAACCCA CTCCCGAACATGCTCCATTTCGAATGGACGATGAAAGCGCTCGCTGCGGGAAAGCACGTACTCAACGAGAAACCCTCCGCCGATACCGCAGACGAGACTAGAGAAATGTTCGAATTtgcagaaaagaaaggattaATCCTCCTTGACGCGTATCACTATCG ATTTCACCCTGCGCTCCATAGATTCAAAGAGATTGTGCAGAGTGGGGAGATTGGGAAGGTGAAACATGTAGATGTAGACATGATTTTGCCTCAATCTATGTTCTCAGAGGGCGATATCAGATACGATTATTCTTTGGGCGGTGGTGCACTAATGGATCTCGGAT GTTACGCCGTGAACTGCATTCGATATACAGCGTCGTCGGAACCGACATCCGTCATAGCGACAACACACATTCCGTTCCAGCCGAGCACCCCATCCGCCGACTACGTCAAGAACGTCGACAGGCGCATGGAAGCGACGCTCGCGCTGCCCAACGACGCGACGGCGACACTGCGCTGCGACCTGAGCGCGCCGCACAAGCTCGGCTTCATCCCCGACGCGTTCCCGCTCAAACTCGGCGCGCGCGTGGAAGGCGAGCTGGGGAGCGTCGAGATGTTCAATTTTGTGATGCCGACGCTGTATCATAGTATCACGGTGAAGATAAAAGGGGGAAGGAAACGTGTAGAGAAGGTGTACAAGCCCAAGGAGGGCGACAAGGGGCGTGATTGGTGGTTGACGTATCGGTTCCAGCTTGAGGCGATGGTGGATAGAGTTCGGGGCCGGAAACCCGATGGTTGGGTGGATAAGGAAGACTCTATTGCGACGATGCATTGGATTGAACAAATATACGAGAAG AGTGGATTAGGCAGTCGGCCAAGGTCAAGTTACACTCTGCCGAATTAG